CACCTCGCCTGCCTTGAAACCATCCTAACAGGGGCTTGACGACCACTCGCAGCGGCACACCCACAGCAACCTGGCTACCAGCATAGTCAATCATCGCGGCGATCACATCCTCCTCGGGCATGACCTGTTCACAATGGCCCAATGCAACGGAGAGTTCCCCCAGAATCGCCGGGTCGTGCCAGGCGGCACGTCCCAGCATCACACCATCAAAGCGCTTCATTTCGGCCAGACAATCCGCAACGCTCGCCAGTCCACCATTGAGGACAAATCTTGCATCGGGAAACTCGACTTTCAACTGCGCCGCCAGGTCGTACTGGAGCGGTGGGATCTCCCGGTTCTCTTTAGGGGATAACCCGCCAAGGATGGCATGGCGGGCATGGACGATAAAAACCCGACAGCCCGCGTCGTACACTTTGCCCACAAAGTCCTGTACAAAACCGTAATCGGTCGTGCCATCGAGGCCAAGCCGATGTTTGACCGTGACAGGCACGCTCACGGCATCCTGCATTGCCCGTATGCAGTCTGCCACCAGCGAAGCCTCACGCATCAGGCAGGCGCCAAAGGCACCTCGCTGCACACGCTCGGATGGGCAACCACAATTAAGGTTGATCTCGTCATACCCCCATTTTTCTCCAAGGCGCGCACTGAAAGCGAGCTCATCGGGCTCACTGCCACCAAGCTGCAGAACAACAGGATGCTCGGACTCGTTGAAATTCAGATGACGCCCTTGATCGCCAAACCGCAAGGCGCCGGTGGTCGTCATCTCTGAGTACAAGACCGCTCTGGGAGCAAGCAGACGATGAAAGAAACGACAATGCCGGTCGGTCACATCAATCATCGGCGCGACACAGAGCGCATGACCAAACTCGGGCAACGCCTCCGAACGGGTAACGTGCGAAGCGGGATCTGACGGGACAGTAGATAGATTCATGAAAAAAGTCGCAACAAAAAAAGAGAGCGCAACGTTTACGAACGCGCCGCACCTGACAAAGTCGATATGGTCAGTGAAAACAGAACCCGATGGCTGGCGGCCAATCAGTTAACCATTACGGCTCCCGGCTTCTTTGACAGGGCCGCAGCGATCAGACTACCCGCATATCCATGTTCGCATATGCATGTGCGGGCACGCAAAGAATCAAGACATGGTTAAAGCGAATGGCGTACCACATGCGCAACAGCAGGAATGGCAGCAGCGATGAGCCGATCGCAGAAGTGTCTGTCAAATCGGCTTCGGGCAGGCGTCTGGTCGAATTGTAACGCGCACACTCGGGTCAGAGACATTCGACACGGCAGAGCACCCTTTCTGAACGAGGTAAAAAATGATTGAACTGGCAAGGTGCAGGCAGGATCAGAGGTGAGCATCGCCCTGACTGTTCAGGTCAGAGCGAGCACATCACAAGGATCAAATCCCGTTCAAGGCATGGCAGCGATGACTTTTGCAACCGATGCCGTCAAACGCTTGGCAAAAGGTACGTGCAGAAATTCGTTCGGACCGTGCGCATTGGACTTCGGCCCCAGTACGCCACAAACCATCATCTGCGAGGTCGGGAAGCCCTTGCTCAGCAGGTTCATCAACGGAATGGTTCCACCTTGTCCGATATAGCCAACGGGGTGTCCGAAACAGGACTGGCTGGCTTCGTTGAGTGCGTCATCGAACCATGGGGCAGTTTCGGGTGCATGCCAGCCGTTGGCAGCACCTTGCGGCTCGAATGTCACCCTGGCCTGGTAAGGCGCATTGTCCTCCAGCAATTTCTTCAGCGTCTGGACGGCCGCCGCCGCGTCCACCAGCGGTGGCATGCGCAGACTGAGCTTGAACGCGGTATAGGGCCTGAGCACATTGCCAGCATTCTGCAGCGACGGAAATCCGTCTGCTCCGGTCACACTAAGGGTCGGCTCCCAGGTTCGCTTGAGCAAGGCCTCGACCGGATCAAGCGTCGTGGGAAGCGCAAAGAGTGATGACCCGCCACAGTCATGGTGTGCCCAAGGAAATCGCTTGAAAAGCGTGTCACCCAGAATCCCGGCCGTGACCTCGGCTTGCTTGCGACGGAGTTCAGGGGTTTCGCAATAAAAAATCTCGGGAAGCAACCGTCCAGTGGCACTGTCTTCGAGTCGATCCAGCACATGACGCAGGATACGGAAGCTCGACGGAACCAGGCCAGACGCATCACCGGAGTGAATGCCTTCAGTCAGGATCTCGACCTTGAGAACACCGGCGACCATGCCTCGCAGACTGGTCGTCAACCACAACTGGTCGTAATTGCCCGCACCACTATCCAGACAAACGACCAGTCCCACGTCCCCCATCCTGGGCTTGAGCAAATCGACGTAAGGCAACAGATCCACCGACCCGCTCTCCTCCGACGTTTCAATCAGCCCGACAATTCTTGGATGCGGCACGTTCTGGCTCTTGAGCGCCTGAATTGCCGTGATCGCAGCGTAGACGGCATAACCATCATCGGCTCCTCCACGTCCGTACAACAGTCCGTCGACGTACTTGGGTTGCCACGGCCCCAGATCCGAGCGCCAACCGTCGAACTCGGGCTGCTTGTCCAGGTGTCCATACATCAGCACAGTCTGGCTTGACTGGGCGCGCGTGGCAGCCACATCAAAAAAGAGCACTGGCGTACGTCCTGGCAGTTCCACCAGTTCGAGCGTCAGTCCCGGCACTTTCTGGGCCTGAACCCAGTCCGCGGCTCGCCTTGCTACCTGATGCAGGTAACCATTCCTGGCCCACTGGGCATCAAACATGGGTGATTTGGCCGGAATCT
This sequence is a window from Orrella marina. Protein-coding genes within it:
- the dusA gene encoding tRNA dihydrouridine(20/20a) synthase DusA, with the protein product MIDVTDRHCRFFHRLLAPRAVLYSEMTTTGALRFGDQGRHLNFNESEHPVVLQLGGSEPDELAFSARLGEKWGYDEINLNCGCPSERVQRGAFGACLMREASLVADCIRAMQDAVSVPVTVKHRLGLDGTTDYGFVQDFVGKVYDAGCRVFIVHARHAILGGLSPKENREIPPLQYDLAAQLKVEFPDARFVLNGGLASVADCLAEMKRFDGVMLGRAAWHDPAILGELSVALGHCEQVMPEEDVIAAMIDYAGSQVAVGVPLRVVVKPLLGWFQGRRGARQWRRTLSDNTLLNLNDPLLIERAWTDLVGQARPEPA
- a CDS encoding M20 family metallopeptidase; its protein translation is MNAVVMDEGEKSVFDTQRLLTEVSREWDEDLVKQISEYIEIPAKSPMFDAQWARNGYLHQVARRAADWVQAQKVPGLTLELVELPGRTPVLFFDVAATRAQSSQTVLMYGHLDKQPEFDGWRSDLGPWQPKYVDGLLYGRGGADDGYAVYAAITAIQALKSQNVPHPRIVGLIETSEESGSVDLLPYVDLLKPRMGDVGLVVCLDSGAGNYDQLWLTTSLRGMVAGVLKVEILTEGIHSGDASGLVPSSFRILRHVLDRLEDSATGRLLPEIFYCETPELRRKQAEVTAGILGDTLFKRFPWAHHDCGGSSLFALPTTLDPVEALLKRTWEPTLSVTGADGFPSLQNAGNVLRPYTAFKLSLRMPPLVDAAAAVQTLKKLLEDNAPYQARVTFEPQGAANGWHAPETAPWFDDALNEASQSCFGHPVGYIGQGGTIPLMNLLSKGFPTSQMMVCGVLGPKSNAHGPNEFLHVPFAKRLTASVAKVIAAMP